In a single window of the Osmerus eperlanus chromosome 2, fOsmEpe2.1, whole genome shotgun sequence genome:
- the LOC134007049 gene encoding all-trans-retinol 13,14-reductase-like gives MWIAVAVICAGLVAFLLKYAFGTSGPNPFDIDTREPLKPLVTDKKEKNKVLKQGFLINKVPENLDAIIIGSGIGGLGLAVMLAKVGKRVLVLEQHDRAGGCCHTFTEKGFEFDVGIHYIGDLLEHKPFRCMLDQLTNGQLQWEPLENPFDQVVIGPADNRRVYPIYSGSDRFPQELKKCFPGEEKAIDEYMRLVKKAGRSVWLMALLKIVPLPLAKFLVYTGLANRLSFFFKMASRSLTEVVNELTENEDLRAVFSYTFGTYGNMPKDASFSMNSLLVCHYLHGAWYPIGGASELGYHMIPIIEKAGGAVLVRAPVNRILFNDANEACGVSVIKGKEEVHVRAPMVISNAGIFNTYQKLLPKELQANPAIQKQLSMMKNGEGGLSIFLGLDGTKEELGLKAENYWIFTENNIDELVDSYFKGKREESAQSVPLLFVASPSAKDPTWESRSPGKSTLSLVSFANYEWFEEWKDDKVTNRGADYKELKQAFIDSIVEVVMGVFPKINRDKIEYVDAGTPITNTHYIGAPRGEIYGADHGTARFSAELNATVRPQTPLKNLYLTGQDVFVCGFAGALAGALTCGSVILKRNLHLDAIALAKKTKNANNMKKEQ, from the exons ATGTGGATCGCCGTAGCTGTAATTTGTGCAGGCCTTGTTGCATTCCTTTTAAAATATGCATTTGGAACATCAGGACCGAATCCTTTCGATATCGATACGCGTGAACCGCTGAAACCACTGGTCACTGACAAGAAGGAGAAAAATAAAGTTCTTAAACAAG GTTTCTTAATTAACAAAGTACCAGAGAACCTAGATGCCATTATCATTGGCAGTGGAATAGGGGGTCTTGGGCTGGCAGTGATGCTCGCTAAGGTTGGGAAGAGAGTCCTGGTCCTGGAACAGCATGACAGGGCTGGAGGCTGCTGTCACACGTTCACAGAGAAAGGCTTTGAGTTTGACGTCG GTATCCACTATATTGGTGACCTGTTGGAGCACAAGCCTTTCCGCTGCATGCTGGACCAGCTGACCAATGGCCAGCTGCAATGGGAGCCCCTGGAAAACCCGTTTGACCAGGTGGTAATCGGCCCAGCTGACAATAGGCGCGTCTACCCTATCTACAGTGGCAGTGACCGCTTCCCTCAAGAGCTAAAGAAGTGctttccaggggaagagaaggcCATCGATGAGTACATGAGACTAGTCAAG AAAGCAGGACGCAGCGTTTGGCTCATGGCTTTGTTGAAGATCGTACCTCTCCCATTGGCTAAGTTCTTGGTGTACACAGGCCTAGCCAATCGTCTGTCTTTCTTCTTTAAAATGGCGTCACGCAGTCTAACAGAGGTGGTCAATGAACTGACTGAAAACGAGGACCTCAGAGCCGTTTTTAGCTACACCTTCGGCACATATG GTAACATGCCCAAAGATGCCAGTTTCTCTATGAACAGCCTGCTTGTCTGCCACTACCTCCATGGGGCCTGGTACCCAATAGGAGGTGCCAGCGAGTTGGGATACCACATGATCCCCATCATTGAGAAAGCAGGGGGAGCCGTTCTAGTCCGTGCTCCGGTCAACCGCATTCTGTTCAACGATGCAAATGAAGCTTGTG GTGTAAGTGTAATAAAGGGCAAAGAGGAGGTCCATGTACGTGCCCCTATGGTCATCTCAAACGCTGGTATCTTCAACACCTACCAGAAGCTGCTGCCCAAAGAGCTCCAGGCTAACCCGG CTATCCAGAAGCAGCTTAGTATGATGAAGAATGGAGAGGGAGGTCTGAGTATCTTCTTGGGATTGGATGGAACCAAGGAAGAGCTGGGCCTGAAAGCAGAAAACTACTGGATCTTCACAGAGAACAACATTGATGAACT GGTCGACTCGTACtttaagggaaagagagaggagtcgGCTCAAAGTGTACCTCTCCTCTTTGTGGCCTCTCCGTCTGCTAAAGACCCCACGTGGGAGTCAAGGTCACCAG GCAAGTCCACTCTAAGCCTGGTCAGCTTTGCCAACTATGAGTGGTTTGAGGAGTGGAAAGATGACAAGGTGACCAATCGAGGGGCTGATTACAAGGAGTTGAAGCAGGCATTCATCGACTCGATCGTGGAAGTGGTGATGGGCGTCTTCCCAAAGATCAACAGGGACAAG ATTGAGTATGTGGATGCTGGGACCCCCATCACAAACACGCACTACATAGGAGCCCCCCGCGGGGAGATCTACGGAGCCGATCACGGCACTGCCCGCTTCAGTGCCGAGCTCAACGCCACCGTGAGACCCCAGACTCCACTGAAGAATCTCTACCTGACAG GacaagatgtgtttgtgtgcggctTTGCTGGCGCCCTGGCTGGAGCGCTCACCTGTGGTTCTGTCATTCTCAAACGTAACCTGCACCTCGACGCCATCGCCCTGGCCAAGAAGACCAAAAATGCCAACAACATGAAGAAAGAGCAGTAA
- the LOC134007201 gene encoding cyclin-dependent kinase 6-like isoform X2, whose translation MDVNTCCDNQNYEILVEIGEGAYGKVYKAREVSDQQRLVAVKKLNIPKDPDGGIPPFMIREVAVLRKIEYFNHSNIVKLLDVSAVMQGRSMDLTLVFEYIDQDLSTFLSKIPNTGLSLDKIKDVTRQLLQGLDFLHANMLVHRDLKPDNVLISSRGEVKIADFGMARIYTYHIALTPCVVTLWYRAPEVLLRSSYMTSVDMWSAGCIFAELFLLRPLFSGYTEIQQLQKIFEVIGFPSEEDWPVESPISYSSKLAPGTTCTQLLSTLGQEENDLLFCLAFKPTNRISASRALTHPFLLGS comes from the exons ATGGACGTAAACACATGCTGTGATAATCAGAACTACGAAATACTCGTAGAAATAGGGGAAGGCGCTTATGGAAAAGTGTACAAGGCCAGAGAGGTGAGCGATCAACAGCGACTGGTTGCGGTAAAGAAGTTGAATATCCCAAAAGATCCTGATGGTGGTATTCCTCCATTCATGATCCGCGAGGTTGCCGTCTTACGTAAAATCGAGTACTTCAACCATTCCAACATTGTAAA GTTGTTGGATGTGTCAGCTGTAATGCAGGGCAGGAGCATGGACCTGACGCTGGTGTTTGAGTACATTGATCAGGACCTGTCCACATTTCTCTCCAAGATTCCCAACACTGGTCTAAGCCTGGACAAAATTAAG GATGTGACGAGGCAGCTACTGCAGGGGTTGGACTTCCTGCACGCCAACATGCTGGTGCATCGTGACCTGAAGCCAGACAACGTCCTGATAAGCAGCCGTGGGGAAGTCAAGATCGCCGACTTTGGAATGGCAAGGATCTACACATATCACATTGCCCTTACCCCTTGC gtggTGACCCTGTGGTACAGAGCCCCTGAGGTGCTGCTTCGCTCCAGCTACATGACTTCCGTGGACATGTGGAGCGCAGGCTGCATCTTCGCAGAACTCTTTCTCTTGAG ACCACTGTTTTCTGGATACACTGAGATACAACAGCTCCAGAAAATATTCGA GGTGATAGGTTTCCCCAGTGAGGAGGATTGGCCGGTGGAGAGTCCCATCTCCTACTCCTCTAAATTGGCCCCAGGTaccacctgtacccagctgctGTCCACCCTAGGCCAGGAGGAGAATGACCTTCTCTTT TGTCTAGCGTTCAAGCCGACCAATCGCATCTCAGCCTCCAGAGCTCTGACCCACCCCTTCCTGCTGGGCTCCTGA
- the LOC134007201 gene encoding cyclin-dependent kinase 6-like isoform X1 → MDVNTCCDNQNYEILVEIGEGAYGKVYKAREVSDQQRLVAVKKLNIPKDPDGGIPPFMIREVAVLRKIEYFNHSNIVKLLDVSAVMQGRSMDLTLVFEYIDQDLSTFLSKIPNTGLSLDKIKDVTRQLLQGLDFLHANMLVHRDLKPDNVLISSRGEVKIADFGMARIYTYHIALTPCVVTLWYRAPEVLLRSSYMTSVDMWSAGCIFAELFLLRPLFSGYTEIQQLQKIFEVIGFPSEEDWPVESPISYSSKLAPGTTCTQLLSTLGQEENDLLFQCLAFKPTNRISASRALTHPFLLGS, encoded by the exons ATGGACGTAAACACATGCTGTGATAATCAGAACTACGAAATACTCGTAGAAATAGGGGAAGGCGCTTATGGAAAAGTGTACAAGGCCAGAGAGGTGAGCGATCAACAGCGACTGGTTGCGGTAAAGAAGTTGAATATCCCAAAAGATCCTGATGGTGGTATTCCTCCATTCATGATCCGCGAGGTTGCCGTCTTACGTAAAATCGAGTACTTCAACCATTCCAACATTGTAAA GTTGTTGGATGTGTCAGCTGTAATGCAGGGCAGGAGCATGGACCTGACGCTGGTGTTTGAGTACATTGATCAGGACCTGTCCACATTTCTCTCCAAGATTCCCAACACTGGTCTAAGCCTGGACAAAATTAAG GATGTGACGAGGCAGCTACTGCAGGGGTTGGACTTCCTGCACGCCAACATGCTGGTGCATCGTGACCTGAAGCCAGACAACGTCCTGATAAGCAGCCGTGGGGAAGTCAAGATCGCCGACTTTGGAATGGCAAGGATCTACACATATCACATTGCCCTTACCCCTTGC gtggTGACCCTGTGGTACAGAGCCCCTGAGGTGCTGCTTCGCTCCAGCTACATGACTTCCGTGGACATGTGGAGCGCAGGCTGCATCTTCGCAGAACTCTTTCTCTTGAG ACCACTGTTTTCTGGATACACTGAGATACAACAGCTCCAGAAAATATTCGA GGTGATAGGTTTCCCCAGTGAGGAGGATTGGCCGGTGGAGAGTCCCATCTCCTACTCCTCTAAATTGGCCCCAGGTaccacctgtacccagctgctGTCCACCCTAGGCCAGGAGGAGAATGACCTTCTCTTT CAGTGTCTAGCGTTCAAGCCGACCAATCGCATCTCAGCCTCCAGAGCTCTGACCCACCCCTTCCTGCTGGGCTCCTGA
- the LOC134034171 gene encoding glycylpeptide N-tetradecanoyltransferase 1-like, translating to MAADKLQEIQKAIELFSVGPGPAKTMEEATRRSYQFWDTQPVPKLGEMVTSHGSIEPDKDIIREEPYSLPQGFTWDALDLGNPAVLKELYTLLNENYVEDDDNMFRFDYSPEFLLWALRPPGWLPQWHCGVRVNSNQKLVGFISAIPAKIRIYDMEKKMVEINFLCVHKKLRAKRLIEVKFSHLSRNMTMQRTMKLYRLPEAPKTSGLRPMTRKDVPAVHRLLLGYLSQFHLAPTMSPEEVEHWLLPQENIIDTYLVENSGGKVTDFLSFYTLPSTIMNHPVHHSLKAAYSFYNVHTCTPLLDLMSDALILAKSKGFDVFNALDMMENKTFLEKLKFGIGDGNLQYYLYNWKCPSMGLAWYCSDFPVCIPVHSVPVRPGYHTNALNARPTA from the exons ATGGCAG CTGATAAACTGCAAGAGATCCAGAAGGCCATTGAACTATTCTCTGTGGGTCCCGGCCCTGCCAAAACCATGGAGGAGGCTACCCGGAGGAGCTACCAGTTCTGGGACACACAGCCGGTCCCGAAGCTAG GGGAGATGGTGACATCACATGGCTCTATCGAGCCTGACAAAGACATCATCCGGGAGGAGCCCTACAGCCTTCCACAAGGCTTCACCTGGGACGCTCTCGACCTGGGAAACCCTGCAGTG TTGAAGGAACTGTACACCCTTCTGAATGAGAACTACGTGGAAGACGATGACAATATGTTCCGATTCGACTATTCTCCTGAGTTCCTGCTCTG GGCTCTGCGTCCTCCTGGCTGGCTGCCTCAGTGGCACTGTGGGGTGAGAGTGAACTCCAACCAGAAGCTTGTGGGATTCATCAGTGCCATCCCTGCCAAGATCCGCATTTATGACAT GGAAAAGAAAATGGTGGAGATCAACTTCCTTTGTGTCCACAAGAAGCTGCGCGCGAAGCGG CTGATCGAGGTGAAATTTTCTCACCTGAGCCGGAACATGACAATGCAGCGTACCATGAAGCTGTACCGTCTTCCTGAG GCTCCAAAGACATCGGGCTTGCGACCAATGACCAGGAAGGACGTGCCGGCGGTGCATCGTCTGCTGCTGGGGTACCTGAGCCAGTTCCACCTGGCCCCCACCATGAGCCCGGAGGAGGTGGAGCACTGGCTGCTGCCTCAGGAGAACATCATAGACACCTACttggtggag AACTCTGGAGGAAAGGTGACTGACTTCTTGAGCTTCTACACACTTCCCTCCACCATCATGAACCATCCAGTCCACCACAGCCTGAAGGCCGCCTACTCCTTTTACAATGTGCACACCTGCACCCCCCTGCTGGACCTCATGTCGGACGCACTAATTCTGGCCAAGTCG AAAGGGTTTGACGTCTTCAATGCACTGGACATGATGGAGAATAAGACTTTCCTGGAAAAACTTAAGTTTGGTATTGGAGATGGAAATCTGCAGTATTATCTGTACAATTGGAAGTgtcccagcatggg GTTGGCTTGGTACTGCAGTGACTTCCCCGTGTGCATCCCAGTGCACAGTGTCCCAGTTAGGCCAGGATACCACACCAACGCACTGAACGCCCGACCGACGGCCTGA